CGATAATCAGGTTGCATAAAGCTCTTGCAAAGAAATGGCCAGCTGCTCGATCCAGTATGGATAAAATAAAAGTAATTCTCAACCGGGAACCAAACACACTGGATGTGTGGTTTGATGATGCTGAAAAAGAATTCATCTGTGAGGAAACAGGTGAAGAAATAATTTTAAAAAAGGACAAAGATAACAAGGTCATCGGATTTGAAAAGTTGAACCTTCTTACCGATAAAACGGGAAATATCCCTATTGAAGTACTCACTACGTAATGTTATGGTGTGTTTGATTTAGCAGCTGTGTAATAGATTATCCAGCTCATCCATATCGTTCGAGCATCTGCAACGGCAGCATACGGTCTGATATAGCCCCGTTTTGGTATCTGCTCCAAAGAAGCCCAGTTCCTTGAAGATCAGGGTCCTGGT
This genomic window from Methanosarcinales archaeon contains:
- a CDS encoding DUF2283 domain-containing protein; the protein is MDKIKVILNREPNTLDVWFDDAEKEFICEETGEEIILKKDKDNKVIGFEKLNLLTDKTGNIPIEVLTT